DNA from Candidatus Methylomirabilota bacterium:
TCAAGGTCGTGGTGAGCTATCCTGAGAACATCAAAATTACGACCACCGAGGACCTAGAGCGGGCGGAACAGATCCTCAGCCGCTGGGAGGATGCGGGGTGCGGATCGGCATCGGTTACGACATCCATCCCCTCGTCTCCGGACGCCCTCTGATTTTGGGGGGGGTCGAGATCCTGTACGAAAAGGGGCTCGACGGCCACTCAGACGCCGACGTCCTGACGCATTCCGTGATCGATGCGGTGCTCGGGGCTGCGGGCGAAGGGGATATCGGTCACCACTTTGGGGTGAGTGATCCTCAATACCGCGACGTACGCAGTCTTCATCTCCTCGAGGAGAGCTGGCACCGGGTGAAAGCGAAAGGCTTCCGCATTGGCAACGTTGATGTGACGGTGGTGGCCGAAGCACCCCGTTTGGCCCCGCATCTGGCAGGCATGGCGGCCAACGTGTCCCAGGCATTAGAAGTAGAGACAGCCCGAATCAACATTAAGCCGACCACGGCTAAAGGTCTGGGCCCACTCGGATCCGGTGAGGGGATCGCCTGCCTCGCTGTTGTCCTCCTGGTGGAGGAGGGTTAAAGGGCGCGCGTGAGCGAGTGGGATGCGAATCTATAACACCCAAAGCCGACAAAAGGAGCTTTTCAAGCCGCTGACACCCGGGCAGGTCCGCATGTATGTCTGCGGGATTACGGCGTACGACCTCAGCCACATCGGCCATGCCCGGTCCGCGCTCGTCTTCGATGTGATCCGCCGGTACTTAGAATTCAAGGGGTACGAGGTTAGATTCATCCACAACTTCACGGATGTGGATGACAAAATTATCAAAAAGGCGGAACAGAGGGGTGCTTCGGCAGGGGAAATATCCGAAGAGTACATCGCCGAGTACCAGAAGGATATGGAGAGGCTCGGGATCCTTCCCGCCACGGTCGAGCCCAAGGCCACGGAGTACATTCCCCAAATGATCGCGCTGATCGAGCGACTTGTTGCCCGGGGCTTCGCCTACATCGTCGACGGCGATGTCTATTTTGAGGTCAGGCGGTTCCCTCCGTACGGACGCCTGTCGGGGAAGAACCTTGACGAACTGCTGGCCGGCGCGCGTGTGGAGGTAGACGAGCGCAAGCGGGATCCGCACGACTTCGCGCTCTGGAAATCGGCAAAACCGGGCGAGCCATCGTGGGAGAGCCCATGGGGTCCAGGACGGCCGGGCTGGCACATCGAATGTTCGGCCATGTCGATGGAGCACCTCGGCGAGTCCTTTGACATCCATGGCGGCGGCGAAGACCTAATATTCCCGCACCACGATTGCGAGATCGCGCAGTCCGAGGCCGTGACGGACAAGCCCTTCGTCCGTTACTGGATCCATAATGGGTTCGTCCAGATCAACCAAGAGAAGATGTCCAAGTCCCTCGGTAATTTTTTTACGGTCCGCGAGATTTTTGAAAAATCGCCGTATGGGGCTCCCGTCACGGCCGAGGCGCTCCGGTATTTTCTTGTCGGCACCCATTATCGAAGCCCGCTGGATTTTTCCGATGACGGCTTGTGGGAGGCCAAACGTGCGCTGGACAGGTTCTACGACCTGTTTGTACGTCTTGACGAGTCGTCCGCAGCGAAAGGACCAGGGGATAGGCTGTTACTATCGTTGCTTGAGCAGTTCGGCGGAGCGTTTCGCCAGGCAATGGATGATGACTTCAACACCCCAGCAGCTATTGCACAGCTCCAGGTTCTGCGCGGCGAGATGAACCGTTTGTTGGAGACCGGATTGTCCAAGGAGGCATGCGAAAGCGCGCGCGAGGAGTTTCGATCATTCGGTCGGGTGCTTGGTCTACTTCAGTTGTCGTTCCGAGAATGGGAGTTTGGGATCGTGGTCCGACCGCACACGGCTGATGTTGTCGTCGTGGGAGAGGAAGTGGAGCTGAGGCTAAGTAAGGAGTCTCTGACCGATGAAGAGATCGAGCGGCAGGTTGCCGAACGAAACGAAGCGCGGAGAAGAAAAGATTTCAAGAAGGCGGATGATATTCGGGCAGAGCTCGCCTCGTTCGGGATTACGATAGAGGATCGGCCAGATGGTACCAGCCGGTGGAAACGATGACGCACGCGAGGTCATATATGGCCTCCGTGCTGTACGGGAAGCGCTTCGAGCAGGGACCCGACCGCTTTTGCGGATTCTGGTCTTGCGACAGGATCGTCAATTTGCGGATCTCGCCCGGCTGGCTCGAACCGCGCGGATCCCCGTCCACATCGAGCCAAAGCAGGTACTAGATCGGCTCGTACCGGGAGGCAAACATCAAGGTGTTATCGGGGTCGTGGCAGCCAAGCGGTATGCCGATCCCCTGGACATCGTGCGGTACGCGCATCGACGCGGCGAGCCGCCGTTTCTCGTCATCCTGGACGGGGTGGAGGATCCGCACAATCTCGGTGCAGTGATTCGGACCGCCGAGGCCGTGGGGGTGCACGGCGTGGTTCTCCCCGAACGGCGCGCCGTCGGCCTCACGGGGACCGTAGCCAAAGCGTCAGCCGGGGCCCTGGAGCACGTTCGGGTCGCCCGGACACCCAATCTCTCGCGTGTGATCGAGAGTCTAAGGGCTGAGGGGCTTTGGATCTTTGCGCTGGATCACCGTGCTTCAAAGCCATACACGGCGCTGGACCTCACTGGTCCTATCGCGTTGGTTTTAGGAGGCGAAGGCAAAGGCATTCGGCCCGGCGTGCTGGACAAATGTGACGATAGCGCCAGCATTCCGATGCAAGGGCGTGTCGAGTCGCTGAATGTGAGTGTTGCCGGTGCAGTCCTGATGTACGAGGTGCTCCGACAACGGATGCTTCAAGCGAAAATTCAAGAAAAGTAGCGAATATTGGCATGAGTATTGCTAAGCCGTGCTCCGCCAGCTGTAAGACGTTTTATTTCAAACCTTCCCGTGTTGAGTGGTGAAAATTACCCTTTACTTTTCGCTATAAGTGTATCACTATAGGGGATTGCGGCTGGCGTAGCTCAGCAGGTAGAGCAGCTGATTTGTAATCAGCGGGTCGGGGGTTCGAATCCTCTCGCCAGCTCCACGGAGGATGGGAGTCGAGAAATGAGCACGGAGAGCGAAGGCTTGCCCATTCGCTCTCCGCTCAGTGCGCTGGCCGAATGCGGGGAGATACCCAAGCGGCCAACGGGGGCAGACTGTAAATCTGCTGGCGCACGCCTACGGGGGTTCGAATCCTCCTCTCCCCACCACCATATGAATGATTAAGAGGCAGCCCGAGGTTCTCAGGACGAGAGCACCCAAACGGGAAGGGCCATTTGGAGGCTTGAGAGCGCTGTTTCGTTCGGGGTTATACGCCTTGGGATGCGGGAATAGCTCAGTGGTAGAGCGCGAGCCTTCCAAGCTCGGGGTCGCGGGTTCGAATCCCGTTTCCCGCTCCAGCCCGTTTCCATCCCGGAAAAACGACTCACGGACGGCGGGGGCGCACGGGCCTCACCGAGGCACCTCGAGGAGGGTGCGTCCTTGGTGTGTGGTTATCAGCGTCGGGTTCCTCTGCACGGGGGTTCCGTTGGCCGCCCAGGCGGTTCCGCTGGCCACTCGGGATGTCGCCACGCATAATCAACGAGGGGTGGAACTCAGTGCCAAGGGGGAGCATCGCGAGGCGATTGCCGAGTTTGAAAGAGCCTTAAGCCTCGCCCCATCCCATCCGGTGGTCCGGCGGAATCTGGCTCATGCGCACGGAAATCGTGCCGCCCTGCTGCTTCGGGAGCAGGCCTTCCAGGAGGCGGCGGATCAGTACCAGGCGGCGATTGAGCTGTCACCAAAGGAGCAACGATTTTACGTGGGGCTCGGGGTGGCTTTTCTCGCCCTCCGGGAGATGCCCCAGGCCGTGGAGGTTTTCAGGCAGGCCCGCGATCTCGACCCACAGAATGTAGAAGTCTATCGGTATCTGGGGGAGACCTATTACCGACAGGGGGATCCCAAGGAGGCAGTGAGGACCTGGGAAGAAGGGCTGAGAATCCGCCCTGGGGATCAGGAGCTCGAACGGCGTATCGCCCAAGTCGAAGGGGAACGGCAGGTTCACGAAAGGTACGAGCACCAGACCGGGCACCACTTTGCCCTCCGGTACGTGGGTGAGGTTCCCGAAGAGCTGGGTGGGGAGATCCTCGAGCTACTGGAACAGGCGTACGACGAGGTGGGGTACGACCTGAACCACTATCCCCAGGACACGGTTGAGGTCATTATCTATTCCGATGCCGACTTTCAACGGGTCACTCATCTGCCGGGATGGGTTTCTGCGGCATTTGAAGAACGGGGGAGTCGGATCCGCATTCCCATCCGGGGGATCAGGCAGGGCACAGATCTTCGAGCGCTGTTGTACCATGAATACACCCATGTGGTCATTCGGGACGTTACGGGTGGGAAGGTCCCCACCTGGTTGAATGAGGGATTGGCCCTGATAGAGCAGCGGACTCCTTTGGATGGCGCGGTCGGGACGGTCCGGCAACTGGCGGACGAGAAGAAACTCCCCTCGTTGGGTGCCCTGAATGGCTCCTTTGTGAAACTCACAGGGCCGGAGGCGAGTGTTGCCTACGCCGTCAGTTATACGGCCGCCAAATTTCTCATCGAGCGGTGGAGCCGCTGGGACGCGCAGCGACTCCTTCGACAGCTCGGCGAGGGGTTGCCCTTTGAAGAAGCGCTGGAGGAGACCACTCGACTGACGCTACCGGAGTTCGAGCAAGAATGGCGCGAATGGCTCGTTAGGGGATATTGATTAAGGTGGTAATGCTTCAGGAGGAGAGTCAGAGAGAGAGATAAGGGGCCGGCAGTCCGTCTGTAGGAAACGGATCATCCCGGATCGTTCCGGGGCCCACGTAGCTCAGTCGGCAGAGCGCGTCCTTGGTAAGGACGAGGTCACCAGTTCGATTCTGGTCGTGGGCTCCACAACCTTCATTCATTCGGATGTGGATGCAGCGGGGAAAGGGGGGCATCACCCATGGCGAAGCAAAAATTCGCGCGGACCAAAGAGCATGTGAACGTTGGAACCATTGGGCACATTGACCACGGCAAGACAACGCTGACGGCGGCCATCACGAAATGTCTGCATGCGCAGAATCCCCAGGTTCAGTTCGTCCCCTTCGACCAGATCGACAAGGCCCCGGAGGAGAAGGAGCGAGGAATCACCATCGCCATAGCCCATGTGGAGTACGAGACGGCGAAGCGGCACTACGCTCATGTCGACTGTCCAGGGCACGTGGACTACATCAAGAACATGATCACGGGGGCGGCACAGATGGACGGGGCGATCCTCGTGGTGGCGGCCAATGACGGACCGATGCCCCAGACGCGGGAACACATCCTGCTGGCGCGGCAGGTGAACGTCCCGAGCCTGGTGGTCTTCCTGAACAAGGTGGACATGGTAGATGACCCGGAACTCCTCGAACTCGTCGAGCTGGAGCTCCAAGAGCTGCTGAGTCATTATGGCTTTCTGGGGGACCAGATCCCGATCGTCAGGGGAAGCGCGCTCAAGGCGTTGGAGACGGGTGAATGTCAGAGCATCCTCGAGCTCATGGAGGCAGTGGATAGCTACATCCCGCTCCCCGCGCGACCGATCGATAAGCCCTTCCAGATGCCGATCGAGGATGTCTTCACCATCTCGGGCCGAGGGACTGTGGTGACCGGTCGGATAGAGCGGGGGGTCATCAAGGTGGGAGAAGAGGTCCAGATCGTGGGCATCCGGGAGACCGAGAAGACCGTGGTGACCGGGGTGGAGATGTTCCGGAAGACCCTGGACCAGGGGCAAGCGGGTGATAACGTGGGTCTGCTTTTGCGGGGGACCAAGCGGGAGGAGGTGGAGCGGGGGCAAGTAGTGGCCAAGCCCGGCTCGATCACCCCCCACATCAAGTTCCAGGCGGAGTGCTACGTCCTGACCAAGGAGGAGGGGGGACGGCACACTCCCTTCTTCTCGGGGTACCGGCCCCAGTTTTATTTCCGGACCACGGACGTGACGGGGGTCGCCAGCCTGCCAGAAGGCGTTGAGATGGTGATGCCGGGAGACAACGTGCGCCTCAGCATAGAGCTGATCCAGCCGATCGCCCTCGAGAAGGAGCTGCGGTTTGCCATCCGGGAGGGGGGCAAGACCGTAGGCGCGGGCGTCGTGAGTGAGATGGTCGGGTAGCAACCAGGGGTCTGCAGCCAGTAGCCAGCTTGGGGATCCAAAAGCTGACTGCCGAAAGCTGATGGCGGACAGCTGCCAGTGAGAAGAACATGCGAGAGATCATCGCCTTAGGCTGCACGGATTGCAAGCGTCGCAACTATTCGACGACGAAAAATAAGAAAAATACACCGGACCGGCTGGAGCGGAAGAAATATTGTCGGTGGTGTCGGAAGCACACCACCCACAAAGAAGTCAGGTAGCGGTGATGGGGAAATGGTTTCGTCCTTGCGTGCGGAGGGCTTTTATGGAGGCGACCGGGAGGGCGTCGCCGGTTACGGGGGAGGCAGCCCCCGAAGCCTTTCGCCGAAGGGTGAAAAGGGAGCTTCGCTGAGGGGTGTCGGAAGGGGGTCCTGCCCCCTCCGAGGAAGGTAGGCCAGTAGCTCAATTGGCAGAGCACCGGTCTCCAAAACCGGCGGTTGGGGGTTCAAGTCCCTCCTGGCCTGCCAGATGAGTTCAGGGTTGAGAGTTCAGCGTTCAGAGCTTGGGAGCTTCGGTTCTGCTCTGAACCATGAACCGTGAACTGTGAACCCCGGAGGGAAGTCGGTGCGGGACTGGATCGGGAAGACCACCCGGTTTCTGAAGGAAGTTCGGACTGAGATGGGGAAGGTGAGTTGGCCTCCGCGCAAGCAGGTCATCGGCTCGACCGCCGTCGTCATCGTCTCGGTGTTCATTGTGTCTTTATTCTTGGGACTAGTCGACGTCATTGTTCGAACGGTCATGGCGACCGTCCTTCGTTGATATGAGTGTGCATACGTTAGAACAGAAAGAACAACGGTGGTACGTGGTTCACACCTACTCGGGGTTCGAGAGCAAGGTCAAGTCGAGCATCGAGCAGAGGGCGACTACCCTGGGCCTCCGAGAAAAAATCTCGGAAATCCTGATCCCCACCGAGGATGTGGTTGAACTCAAGAAGGGGAAGAAGCGAATCGCGTCCCGCAAGTTCTTTCCCGGTTACGTCCTTATCCGGATGGAGATGTCAGATGATTTGTGGTACCTGGTCCGCAGCACCCCAAAGGTGACCGGGTTTGTCGGACCCGGGACCCGGCCCATCCCCATCCCCGAGGAGGAAGTTGCTCACATCCGCCAGCAGGTGGAGGAAGGCGCGGAGAAGCCCAAGCATAAGGTCCAGTTTGTACGGGGCGAGGCGGTCCGGGTCATTGATGGTCCCTTTACCAACTTCACCGGCATCGTTGACGAGATTAGACCCGAGAAGGGACGGCTCAAAGTTATGGTAAGCATCTTTGGTCGACCCACGCCGGTGGATTTAGAGTTTTTGCAAGTGGAGAAAGTATAAAGAAAAGCAGTCAGCAATCAGCCGTCAGCGACCAGCAAGATCAAGAGGAAATTCAGTGCTGACAGCGGACTGCTGATGGCTGGAGCAGGGCGACAATGGCGAAGAAAGTCGTGGCAATGGTGAAGCTGCAAGTCCCGGCAGGCAAGGCGAATCCTTCTCCGCCGGTAGGTCCGGCCCTCGGGCAGCACGGTGTGAACATCATGGAGTTCTGCAAGGCCTTTAACGCAAAGACCCAACAGCAAGAGGGGCTGATCATCCCGGCGGTGATCACCGTCTATGCCGATCGTTCTTTTACCTTTATCACCAAGACCCCGCCCACCTCTATCCTGCTGAAGCAAGCTGCGGGGATCGCGCAGGCCTCTAAGGAGCCGAACCGGGTCAAGGTAGGAAAGGTGACTCGGGCCCAGGCACAAGAGATTGCCAAGACCAAGCTCCCGGACCTCAATGCTAATTCCCTCGATGCGGCTGTCCGGATCGTGGAGGGAACGGCCCGGAGCATGGGAATCGAAGTCGTTCCATGAATACAGCTATCAGCTGTCCACTGTCCGCAGAGAACAGCTGGAAGGCCAGGAGGCTGGGACGCTAGAACACGAGAACGGGTGGATGCCGAATTCCTTGTTTGGGTTCGTGCTTTCCAGCTTACGAGCGTTCTAGCATCCCAGCAGTTTATTACGGACTACTGATAGCTGGCAGCTTTGCTGGAGGAAAGGGGTGGCGCAGCACTCGAAGCGATTTGCCAAGGCGGTGACGACGGTGGCGGAACGGGCGCCGCAGCCCGTCGACCTCAAGACAGCCATCTCTGTGCTCAAAGCGGTGGACTCGGCCAAGTTCAACGAGACCATGGAGGTAGCGGTGCGTCTCGGCGTGGACCCGCGGAAGGCCGATCAGATGATCCGGGGGACGGTAGTCCTTCCGCACGGGACCGGCAAATCAGTCCGGGTTCTGGTCTTTGCCAAGGGAGAAAAGGAAAAAGAGGCGCAGGAGGCAGGGGCCGACCTCGTGGGTTGCGAGGATCTGATGGAGAGGATTCAGCAGGGGTGGTTGGAATTTGACCGGGCCATTGCCACGCCTGATGTCATGGGCCAAGTGGGGAAGTTGGGAAAGATCCTGGGTCCCCGGGGGCTCATGCCCAACCCCAAAACAGGGACGGTCACCTTTGATGTCGGCCGAGCGGTCAAGGAGTTTAAGGCGGGCAAAATCGAGTACCGGGTGGATAAGGCCGGCATTATCCATGCCCCTTTTGGGAAGGTCTCTTTCTCGGAGGATCAACTGACGGAGAACGCCGCCGTCCTCCTCGAGGCCCTGGTCCGGGCAAAGCCCCCGACGAGCAAGGGGAAGTTCCTCAAAGCAATTTCCATCTCTTCGACGATGGGGCCGTCGGTTCAGGTCGACGTAGGCACCATTTCCGGGGGAGCCAAGTAGGCGGTCGCAGCGGAGAGCCGCGGAGGCCTCGAACGAGTAGGGAGAGAAGTGATGGTTCGGGTATCAGCAAGGCGCCAGGCACGGGTAGAAGAAGTCGAGCGACTGAAGGAGAGGTTTCGGGACGCTAAGAGTATGGTCCTGACCGATTATCGGGGCCTGACGGTCGCCGAAATCACGGCGCTCCGGCGTGCGCTGCGTGAGGCCTCTGCTGAATACCGAGTCGTGAAGAATAGCCTGGCTCAACTCGCCGCTCAAGAGTTGGGGATCGAAGAGCTTGAGCGGTACTTGAAGGGACCGACAGCCGTGGCCTTCGGCTCAGGGGATCTGGTGGCGACGGCCAAAATCCTGACTGCCTTTTCCAAGAAGGCTCCGGTCCTTCAAGTAAAGGTGGGAGTCGTGGATGGCCAGCTCCTACCACGGGAAGAGGTTCTGGCCATGACAGAGCTTCCACCTCGCGAGGTGATGCTGGCCCGTCTCTTGGGGGTCATGGCGGCCCCGCTCAGCGGTCTCGTCACCGTGCTGTCCGGCTCTCTCCGGGGGCTTGTGGTCGGCTTGGATCAGGTCCGGCAGAAAAGAGAGGGGATCGAAGGATGAATCAGAGCAACATGGAACGATCCGTGGGAAACGCCGACAGGAGGGACTTATGGCACAGGGAAAAGTAACGGTCCAAGATTTTCTTGAATCCATCGACACGTGGACGATCCGGGATCTTCATGAGGCGGTCAAGGCCCTCGAGGAGAAGTACGGCATATCTGCCGCCGCTGTGGCTGCGCCGGCGGCGATGGCCCCGGGGGCTGCTGCTCCCGGCGCGGTAGCGCCTGCTGAGGAGCAAACCGAGTTTGCGGTTATCCTGGCCAGTATCGGCGAGAAGAAGATCCAGGTGATCAAGGAGGTTCGGGCCATCACTAACCTGGGTTTGAAGGAGGCCAAGGACTTGGTCGATGGTGCCCCCAAGCCGGTGAGGGAGGGCGTCTCGAAGCAGGAAGCAGAAGAGATCAAGGCCAAGTTGGAAGGGGCGGGTGCCACAATCGAGGTCAAGTAGCGTTGGGCATCCCAAATTTCCCGTGGAGCCGATCCCCGGCGAACAATGTTCTCGTCTGGGGACAGTCGTGGGACCTTTCACACTAATGAGGTGGATATAGCATGGCGGTTGCAAAGACCAAGGGGGTTGAGCAGCGGACCAGCTTCGCCAAGTTTCCAGAGATTATTGCCATTCCCAATCTGATCGATATTCAACGCCGCTCCTTTCTGCAGTTTCTGCAGATGGAGGAACCGTCAGAGCGGCGGGACGAGACCGGACTTCAAGGGGTCTTTCGCAGCGTTTTTCCCATCAGCGATTACGACGATTCGGCTTCCCTTGAGTTCGTCAAATACGATTTCGGGGAACCGAAGTACACGCCGGAGGAGTGTCGGGAAAAGGGGATGACCTTTTCGGTCCCCCTGAAAGTTACCCTGCGCTTGGTCGTCTGGGAAAAATCGGGTAACGGGTCCCGTGGAATCCGGGATGTCAAGGAGCAGGAGGTCTACCTGGGGGAAATGCCCCTGATGAGCCAGCATGGCACCTTCACCATCAACGGGACAGAGCGCGTGGTGGTGAGCCAGCTGCACCGATCTCCCGGAGCCTTCTTCGATCACGACGCGGGTAAGACGCATAGTAGTGGGAAGATCCTCCATCACGCGCGGCTGATCCCGTACCGGGGCTCGTGGCTCGAATTCGAGTTCGATGCCAATGACATCCTCCATGTCCGGGTAGATCGGCGGCGGAAGTTTTTCGTCACTATTCTCCTCCGGGCTATCGGTTATGGATCGAACGAAGAGATCTTCTCCCTCTTCTATGAACGGGATACGGTTCGCTTCGACGGGAGCCGCAACCAGGTCTTGGAGGGACTAAGCCCTGGGTGGCGGACCGCCAAAGATCTCACAGATCCCAAGGGGAAAGAGGTCGTCTTACACCGGGGGAAACGGATCAGCGCGGCGGCCCTCAAGGAGCTTCAGACGGCCCGGGTGAAAGAGGTCCCGATCTACCGGGAGGATCTCGTCGGTCGGATCTTGGCCGTTGATGTCGTCGATCAGCAGACAGGAGAGGTACTCGCGGAGGCCAAGGACAAGATCGACGAAAAGACATTGGGCAAATTTGCTGACCGAGGGGTGCGGAAGATTCATCTCCTTCGCGGCGGCGGTGAGCGCGAGGTCTTTGAGATGCGCGAGACGATCCTCCGGGACCCCACGAGGTCGGCGGAAGACGCCCTGGTGGAGATCTACCGGCGGATGCGTCCGGGCGATCCACCAACGCTGGAGAGTGCCCGGACGTTGCTTCACAATATGTTTTTCAACCCACGCCGATACGATCTCTCGAAGGTGGGGCGATTTAAACTGAATAGCAAGCTTGGCATGGAGACGCCGCTCGACGTCCGGGTCCTCCAGAAAGGGGATATCGTCGCGGTGGTCCAGTACTTGCTCAACTTGAGGCACGGTGAGGGCCATGTGGACGACATCGACCATTTGGGCAACCGCCGTGTCCGGTCAGCGGGGGAACTCTTGGAGGAACAGTTCCGCATTGGCCTTTCGCGGATGGAGCGAGCAGTGCGGGAACGCATGAGCACCCAAGACGTAGAAACGCTCATGCCCCACGATCTGGTAAATGCCAAGCCGGTCTCGGCTGCCCTGAAGGAGTTTTTCGGTTCCTCGCAGCTCTCCCAGTTTATGGACCAGACCAATCCGTTAGCCGAGCTCACGCACAAGCGGCGG
Protein-coding regions in this window:
- a CDS encoding tetratricopeptide repeat protein; amino-acid sequence: MRPWCVVISVGFLCTGVPLAAQAVPLATRDVATHNQRGVELSAKGEHREAIAEFERALSLAPSHPVVRRNLAHAHGNRAALLLREQAFQEAADQYQAAIELSPKEQRFYVGLGVAFLALREMPQAVEVFRQARDLDPQNVEVYRYLGETYYRQGDPKEAVRTWEEGLRIRPGDQELERRIAQVEGERQVHERYEHQTGHHFALRYVGEVPEELGGEILELLEQAYDEVGYDLNHYPQDTVEVIIYSDADFQRVTHLPGWVSAAFEERGSRIRIPIRGIRQGTDLRALLYHEYTHVVIRDVTGGKVPTWLNEGLALIEQRTPLDGAVGTVRQLADEKKLPSLGALNGSFVKLTGPEASVAYAVSYTAAKFLIERWSRWDAQRLLRQLGEGLPFEEALEETTRLTLPEFEQEWREWLVRGY
- the rplK gene encoding 50S ribosomal protein L11, with translation MAKKVVAMVKLQVPAGKANPSPPVGPALGQHGVNIMEFCKAFNAKTQQQEGLIIPAVITVYADRSFTFITKTPPTSILLKQAAGIAQASKEPNRVKVGKVTRAQAQEIAKTKLPDLNANSLDAAVRIVEGTARSMGIEVVP
- the ispF gene encoding 2-C-methyl-D-erythritol 2,4-cyclodiphosphate synthase, whose protein sequence is MRIGIGYDIHPLVSGRPLILGGVEILYEKGLDGHSDADVLTHSVIDAVLGAAGEGDIGHHFGVSDPQYRDVRSLHLLEESWHRVKAKGFRIGNVDVTVVAEAPRLAPHLAGMAANVSQALEVETARINIKPTTAKGLGPLGSGEGIACLAVVLLVEEG
- the secE gene encoding preprotein translocase subunit SecE, with protein sequence MRDWIGKTTRFLKEVRTEMGKVSWPPRKQVIGSTAVVIVSVFIVSLFLGLVDVIVRTVMATVLR
- the rpmG gene encoding 50S ribosomal protein L33 → MREIIALGCTDCKRRNYSTTKNKKNTPDRLERKKYCRWCRKHTTHKEVR
- the tuf gene encoding elongation factor Tu, encoding MAKQKFARTKEHVNVGTIGHIDHGKTTLTAAITKCLHAQNPQVQFVPFDQIDKAPEEKERGITIAIAHVEYETAKRHYAHVDCPGHVDYIKNMITGAAQMDGAILVVAANDGPMPQTREHILLARQVNVPSLVVFLNKVDMVDDPELLELVELELQELLSHYGFLGDQIPIVRGSALKALETGECQSILELMEAVDSYIPLPARPIDKPFQMPIEDVFTISGRGTVVTGRIERGVIKVGEEVQIVGIRETEKTVVTGVEMFRKTLDQGQAGDNVGLLLRGTKREEVERGQVVAKPGSITPHIKFQAECYVLTKEEGGRHTPFFSGYRPQFYFRTTDVTGVASLPEGVEMVMPGDNVRLSIELIQPIALEKELRFAIREGGKTVGAGVVSEMVG
- the rplJ gene encoding 50S ribosomal protein L10, with product MVRVSARRQARVEEVERLKERFRDAKSMVLTDYRGLTVAEITALRRALREASAEYRVVKNSLAQLAAQELGIEELERYLKGPTAVAFGSGDLVATAKILTAFSKKAPVLQVKVGVVDGQLLPREEVLAMTELPPREVMLARLLGVMAAPLSGLVTVLSGSLRGLVVGLDQVRQKREGIEG
- the rlmB gene encoding 23S rRNA (guanosine(2251)-2'-O)-methyltransferase RlmB; this translates as MVPAGGNDDAREVIYGLRAVREALRAGTRPLLRILVLRQDRQFADLARLARTARIPVHIEPKQVLDRLVPGGKHQGVIGVVAAKRYADPLDIVRYAHRRGEPPFLVILDGVEDPHNLGAVIRTAEAVGVHGVVLPERRAVGLTGTVAKASAGALEHVRVARTPNLSRVIESLRAEGLWIFALDHRASKPYTALDLTGPIALVLGGEGKGIRPGVLDKCDDSASIPMQGRVESLNVSVAGAVLMYEVLRQRMLQAKIQEK
- the nusG gene encoding transcription termination/antitermination protein NusG is translated as MSVHTLEQKEQRWYVVHTYSGFESKVKSSIEQRATTLGLREKISEILIPTEDVVELKKGKKRIASRKFFPGYVLIRMEMSDDLWYLVRSTPKVTGFVGPGTRPIPIPEEEVAHIRQQVEEGAEKPKHKVQFVRGEAVRVIDGPFTNFTGIVDEIRPEKGRLKVMVSIFGRPTPVDLEFLQVEKV
- the cysS gene encoding cysteine--tRNA ligase; the encoded protein is MRIYNTQSRQKELFKPLTPGQVRMYVCGITAYDLSHIGHARSALVFDVIRRYLEFKGYEVRFIHNFTDVDDKIIKKAEQRGASAGEISEEYIAEYQKDMERLGILPATVEPKATEYIPQMIALIERLVARGFAYIVDGDVYFEVRRFPPYGRLSGKNLDELLAGARVEVDERKRDPHDFALWKSAKPGEPSWESPWGPGRPGWHIECSAMSMEHLGESFDIHGGGEDLIFPHHDCEIAQSEAVTDKPFVRYWIHNGFVQINQEKMSKSLGNFFTVREIFEKSPYGAPVTAEALRYFLVGTHYRSPLDFSDDGLWEAKRALDRFYDLFVRLDESSAAKGPGDRLLLSLLEQFGGAFRQAMDDDFNTPAAIAQLQVLRGEMNRLLETGLSKEACESAREEFRSFGRVLGLLQLSFREWEFGIVVRPHTADVVVVGEEVELRLSKESLTDEEIERQVAERNEARRRKDFKKADDIRAELASFGITIEDRPDGTSRWKR
- the rplL gene encoding 50S ribosomal protein L7/L12; this encodes MAQGKVTVQDFLESIDTWTIRDLHEAVKALEEKYGISAAAVAAPAAMAPGAAAPGAVAPAEEQTEFAVILASIGEKKIQVIKEVRAITNLGLKEAKDLVDGAPKPVREGVSKQEAEEIKAKLEGAGATIEVK
- the rplA gene encoding 50S ribosomal protein L1; the encoded protein is MAQHSKRFAKAVTTVAERAPQPVDLKTAISVLKAVDSAKFNETMEVAVRLGVDPRKADQMIRGTVVLPHGTGKSVRVLVFAKGEKEKEAQEAGADLVGCEDLMERIQQGWLEFDRAIATPDVMGQVGKLGKILGPRGLMPNPKTGTVTFDVGRAVKEFKAGKIEYRVDKAGIIHAPFGKVSFSEDQLTENAAVLLEALVRAKPPTSKGKFLKAISISSTMGPSVQVDVGTISGGAK